From the Bacillus alveayuensis genome, the window GAGAGCAAGCTCTCCTTCCGTCCGCTCGACTTGCATGTATTAGGCACGCCGCCAGCGTTCGTCCTGAGCCAGGATCAAACTCTCCGAAAAAAGATGGAACTTGCACATGGAAGTGCTGACATCGACGTTGTCACAGGATGGGACGTCTTTAGTCGATGTTCCTTGCTCATTAAAAAGAATTAACGGAACGCTTCGTTTTGTTTAGTTTTCAAAGATCACCAATAGAGTTATTATGATATCTTATTCGATTAATAAAATCAATAACTTTTTTAAAAGTTTTCAAGAATTGTTTAATTCCAATTGCGACTTTATTAATTTAACATTTTGTTAATAACTTGTCAACAACTTTTTTAAACACTTCAAACAGAACGTTTAATAATATACCAGCATTATATATGGTTGTCAACTGCTTCGCTACTTCGTTTTTTAAAATAAACGAATACCTGATAATAAAATCCTAAAAAGACAAAGGAGGCCCTTCTTCAAAAAATAGGACTGTTTTCGTAAACTTGGACTTAAACACATGAATCACTGTCATTTGATGTAAGGGGTGCTGCTTCCGCAATCGGCGTACCACCCATTCCCTTCTGGAAACAACTTTGTAATAATTTTATCGCAACATTCATGAGAAAAAAGGCAAAAATAAAAAGAAAACCGTCTTTCTATTATCATGTCATTACTTCAATATTCACAGAAAGTGCGGTTTTCTTACTATATAAGGATAAAACAAAACTAGTAGATTTCAACGGACATCAAAACCCTTACTTCAATTAATTATTTCAATTTATCTGTAAATAATCATGGGTAAAATTTTTCTATATAACTCAACAGTCCGATATAAATACTATTAAATCTTACAGAAAGAACCGTCTCCGTTTTAAATATGAAGATTTTTATTCTTTCTTCCATGTAATCTTCTATATCGCTCTAATAGTTTTTCATATCGATCAATTCCAGCATTTTTGCTTCCTAATTCCGAATCCCCGTAAAAACCGTGAAAATCAGATCCGCCTGTTTCAATCAGATCGAATTTGTCCGCATAATATTTGGCAAGTTCCTCGTCCTCAGGTCTATGTAAAGGATGCACTACTTCAATACCATCTAAACCCATTTCCACCCACTCAGCAATTGCATCAAAATTATCAAACTGTTTCGGATGAGCTAGTACGGGTATACCTCCTGCTTCCCGTATCGCAAGTATCGCCTTTTTCACATCCACATACTGTAGAGGAATATGTGCGATTCCAGGCGAGACCCCTTCCCCGCCCTTTGAAAAAAGCTTCTTATAAAGATCACCGTATATTTTGTCAGTATATCCTTTATCTATCAAAGCGTGCATAATATGCTGCTTATACACACCTGTTCCACCTTCAGCGTATCGCTCTACTTCTTCCCAAGTAATTTTATAGCCTTCTTGGATAATTTTTTGCGTCATTTCATATGATACTTGATGCCGTTTTTTTAAAAGGGGGGCACAAAGTTTTTCAATCGCTTCATGTTCTGGCGTAACAAAAAAACCTAATATATGAGCTCTACGTTGTCTAATAAAGTCATAAGCTGATATTTCAATACCTGGTATAATGGTTACTCCTAGTTGTTCCCCGATATTTTGCGCTTCCTTTATTCCTTTCGTCGTATCATGGTCG encodes:
- a CDS encoding putative metal-dependent phosphoesterase TrpH (product_source=COG0613; cath_funfam=1.10.287.680; cog=COG0613; ko=KO:K07053; pfam=PF02811; smart=SM00481; superfamily=89550), with protein sequence MMIDLHCHSKISDGTLTLFELIFLAKEKGITHLAITDHDTTKGIKEAQNIGEQLGVTIIPGIEISAYDFIRQRRAHILGFFVTPEHEAIEKLCAPLLKKRHQVSYEMTQKIIQEGYKITWEEVERYAEGGTGVYKQHIMHALIDKGYTDKIYGDLYKKLFSKGGEGVSPGIAHIPLQYVDVKKAILAIREAGGIPVLAHPKQFDNFDAIAEWVEMGLDGIEVVHPLHRPEDEELAKYYADKFDLIETGGSDFHGFYGDSELGSKNAGIDRYEKLLERYRRLHGRKNKNLHI